The genomic DNA GCTGTATTATCTGATGGAGAATCGAGGGATGGCCGTGCGGGTCGTGGAGGAGGAAGCGGTGCAACGGGCGATGTCCGTGCCGCCTCAGACCACGCGCGCAAAAGTCCGCGGCGACTTTATCCGGTTCGCGCGGGCCAAGAACCGGTCGTACACGGTCGACTGGACCTATTTGAAGTTGAACGGGTACTGGGAAGAGACCATTCTCTGTATGGATCCTTTCAGCGCGGTGAACCGGCGGGTCGAAGAATTGTTATCGCAGGTGTCCGGCGCGCGACTATATCGATGACAGCGGGGCACGGGCAGAGACGAGACAAGACCATGTCGTTCCTGGATCGTTTTCTCATCATTTCGGTCGTGCTGCTGACGAGTGTGTTTCCCGTCGAACTTTTTCCGAACACGGGGCCGGCGCCTCGCGGCGGGGACGGGCAATTCAGCGGCAAGCAGGGCCAGGTGATCCTCATCAACGTGCCGGACATCAAGGATGCGGCCAGCGTCAAAGGTCAGTTTCTTGGGCGTAAAGTGACGCTCTTTCCAGATCCTTCTGCCGGTGGCGGTGCCGGTTATGTCGGATTGCTGGGGATCGACCTACAGGATGAGCCGGGTGCGCATGAGCTCACGATCGATGCCCAACTGGGTGAGCAGACGCGCCATTTTTCCTATCAGGTGTTGGTGCTGAAGGAGAAGTTCGCCGTCGAGCATCTGAAGTTGCCGAAAGACAAAGTCGATCTCGACGAGAAAGCGGCTGCGCGCTGGAAGGCCGAGCAGGAGCAGGTTCGCAAGGCGTTGGCTGAAGAGTCTGCCATGCGGCTCTGGCAGGCCGGGTTCATCGAACCGGTCCATGGTAAGCGGACCGGGATTTTTGGCAGTGTCCGCATCATGAACGGTCAGGCCAGAAACCCGCACAACGGAGAAGATATCGGCGCGCCGATGGGCACCGACGTGATGGCCAGCAATGACGGTGTCGTCCGGCTCATTGTGGACCATATCTTTTCAGGCCGCGGCATCTTTGTGGACCATGGTCTCGGCCTGTACTCGATGTACTTTCACCTCTCCGACGTGCTGGTGAAAGAAGGTGATTTGATCAAGGCCGGGCAGATCATCGGCAAAGTCGGCGCCACCGGTCGCGCCACGGGTCCGCATCTCCATTGGGGCATGAAGGTCAACGGGGCGCGCGTGAATCCCTACGCTCTGCTCGAATTGCCCTTTCCCCAGAACCCCGCTGTTGCACGGCCTGTGTTGGCCTCCCCGACGCGTCCCGCACAGGGCGAATCAAGCGCCACCGCAGTCGGCGGTGATACGCGATAACGCGACTCGCTGCTGACCCGCCGTCCCATTCAGCCGGCGGATCAATTCTCAGGATCCGTGAGCCGTTTCCCTCAGGTCTGATTCGACAACGTTGGATCAAGCGCGGCGTTCACTGCCTTTATCAGCGAGTCGGGGGTATAGGGCTTGGGCAGAAATGTGGTCCGTGCATCAAGCTGTTCCAGCATCGATCCTTCGCGGTCTGAATAGCCGGAGGTGAGGATGATGTTGATCTCCGGTTGCAGCGTCCGGAGTTCGGCGGCGAGTTGTATCCCCCCCATGCCGGGCATCACCATATCGGTTATCAAGAGTGAGATTCTCCCTCCCCGCTGGCGAACCAGCTGGAGCGCTTCCTCGCCGGTTCGCGCGGCCAGTACCGAATGATGCTGTCCGACCAGCACCGTCCGTGCCAGGCCTCGAACCATGTCATTGTCTTCGACGAGGAGAATAGTTTTCGACTGTTCAATGATGCTCCTGGGTTGAGCCACAGGGCGCGGCGATTCGGAATCCTCGTCGATGCACGGCAGATAAATCGTAAATGTGGTGCCACGTCCGGGCTCGCTCTCAATCCCAACCGTCCCTCCGCTCTGCCGGACGATTCCATAGACCGTGGACAATCCGAGGCCGGTACCTTTGCCCAGCTCCTTCGTGGTGAAAAACGGCTCAAACACATGAGCGACCGTGTCGGCATCCATTCCGCATCCTGTATCCCGGACGGCGAGCGTGACGTACGGGCCCGGGGTGAGGGGATCAGGCCAGAGCGGATCGGAGTGAGTGATCGAGACCGATTTCGTCTCCAGGTCCAGGCGGCCTCCCTGCGGCATCGCATCGCGCGCGTTAACCACCAAATTCATCACGACCTGCTCGATTTGGCCGGGATCCGCCTTGATTCGTCCAAGTGCAGGATCCAAGGTGAGGGTGAGTTGAATGTCTTCCCCGATGACACGTTTCATGAGCTCGACAATGTCGGTCACGCGGTCATTCAGGTTGAGCGGTTGGCGTTCCACAATCTGGTGACGTGTGAAGGCCAACAACTGCCGGGTGAGGGCAGTGGCTTTATTGCCGGCTTCCCTGATTTGTGCCATCCCGCGCTGGGTCCGCGTGGTTTGTCCCGGCTCATCCGTCAAGAGCTCAGCCCAGCTATTGATAATCGTCAAAAGATTGTTGAAGTCGTGTGCAATTCCTCCGGCCATGCGTCCCAGGGCTTCCATTTTTTGCGCCTGACGAAGCTGGCGCTCGAGATCCTTTCGGTGAAGAAATTGAGTAATCATGGCCCCCAACTCGGAAGCCCGTTCCAATCGAGATGAGCTGGGCCGCAGCCGTTCGTAGGTGAGAAACTCCATGATCCCCAGGATCTCTTTTCCCGTGTGAATGGGGAACGCGATCCCTCCGTGGAGGTCGGCTTTTTGCGCAGCGTGAAGGATCGGGCAGTCGGCCTCGTTGAGAATATCCGGGCAGAGAGTGGCATCCCCTGTCTTCCAGACCTGGCCCGCCAAACCGGCTCCCTGCCGCAGGGCAAGGCCCCGATAGATCCGGGCGAAGTTCTCGGCAGGGAGGCTTGGTTGGTGCCACAGGGCATTGCAGCGCAAGGTCTTGTCTTGTGAGTGTATCAGCCACAGTGCGCCCAGCGTCCAGCCTTGGAGTTCGCACATGGTGCGAAGAATTTTTGGTACCGCTTCACCGAGAGAGGCGGATTCCTCAAGGGCGAGGCCGACCGCGAGTTGAACGGCATGCATCGTTTCAGCTTGCCGTCGTTCGGTGATATCGGCCTTGGCGCCGATCATGCGGTAGGGGCGGCCCTCGTGGTCACGGAGCACATACCCGTGATCGATGACATAGGCAAAGGTGCCGTCGGCTCGACGAAATCGATATTCGGCTGTCCACAGTTTCTGGTCGGACTGAAGCACTTGAGCGAGGTTGGTGAGAACCGCGGTCTGGTCCTCAGAATGAATCTGCTCGGCCCAGGGAATGTGGCCTCGCCGAAGCTTCTCAGGGGCGGAACCATATACCGATTGGTGCGCCTCGTTGAACCACGTTACGCCGGAGGTGATCTCCCAGTCCCAGATGCCGTCGCGGGTGGCGAGGCAGGTCAGATGAAACCGCTCCTCGCTCTTCCGTAAGGCTTGCTCGACGCGGTGCCGGCCCATGGCATAGCGAATGGCGCGTCGGAGTGCGTCCCCCGTCAGCCGGCCCTTCACGAGATAGTCCTGCGCGCCATGCAGGAGGGATTTCTCAGCCACCACGTCGTTATCCAGCCCTGTCAACACGATGACCGGCGCGTCATGTGCTTGAGCCCGTACCCGATCGAGCGTCTCCAGGCCTTGGCTGTCCGGCAGCGAAAGATCGACCAGGACGGCATCCACCGGGCATTCCGCCAGTTTTTTTATGCCCGTTTGGAGTCTGTCCGCCCAGTTGAGCGTGACAGCGTCCGTCGACCGTTCGCAGAGCGCCTGTTGGATCAGCTCGGCATCATCTTCGTTGTCCTCGATGAGCAACACATGCATGTGTCACCTCTTCAGCGTCGGGACTCGCGAGACCAGCGTCCAATAGAGTTCGAACTCTTTCACGACCGACAGGAACCGGCTGAAGGTGACAGGCTTTCGAATGTACGAGCAGGCGCCCTGTTCAAACGACCGCACGATATCCTCCTCGCGCTCACTGACGGTCAGCATGACGACCGGGAGCGGACGAAAGCGGGGGTCGGACTTAATTTCAATCAGCACCTCGAGTCCGGTTTTCTTCGGCATGTTGATATCGAGGAGCACCAGGCCGGGGAACGGACATTGGCTGAAAGGACCTTCACCCCGCAAATAGGCCAGCGCTTCTTCGCCGTCCCGTACGACGGCCACTCGATTAGCCATGTTCACGGTCTCGAAGGCTTCCCGGATCAGCAAGATGTCGTCTTCATTGTCTTCTGCGATAAGAATATCGAAGGGCCGCATGGTCATCGTTGCACCTTCCTCGGACTAGACTGGTTGACGCCGAATGTAATGAAAAATTCTGATCCGCCACCTTCGCGGGGCTCCACCCAGGCACGGCCACTGTGTCGTTCGGCCACCTGCCGAACGATGGCCAGTCCTGCGCCGGTCCCCTCTATCTCGCGTCCGACCGCCCGTCGGAAGAGTTCGAATATCCGATCGCGTTGCTCAGGAGCCACTCCCGGGCCACGGTCGCGCACGACCAGGCCGATGAGTTCGTTTCCTTCAAGATCCATCCCGGAATGTGGCGCAATCTCAATGTCAGGAGCTTGCCCGGCGGATGCAAACTTGAGCGCATTCGCGACCAGATTATAGATACCCTGGATGGCCCAGGTGGTATTGACCCGCAGGCGGGGAAGGGGGGAGCGAATCGTGATGCTGGCGTCGGTTTCTTTGATGCGCTTCTCCAGCCGATGTAGGACTTCGTGCACCAGCTGTTCCGCGTCGATGTCGTCGACGGGCGGATCCATGCGCTGCGCGCGGGAGAGATCCAGGATGTCCGTGAGCAGTTGATCGAGGCGTTGCGTGGCTCGAACGATGCGCCGCAGAAAATCCTGGCCCTTCTCATCGAGCCGGTTTACATACCGTTCCTGGATGAGGACAGAAAAACTTTCAATTGCCCGTAGCGGTTCCTTCAGATCGTGGGAAGTCACGTGCAGGAGCGTTTCAAGATCCTTATTCTTTTTGAGGATCATGATCTCGGACTGGCGCAGCTGAGTGATATCCCGGTTGGTTTCCAGGACGAGGCTCCGGCCGTTGGTCTTGAGCAATCCCCAGCGGCTGGCCACGAGCACGTCCCGCCCGTCTTTCGTGCGATGGTGAATCTCGCCGGTCCATTCTCCGGTCTGTTCCAATTCGGCCTGGATCGTGCCGAGGGGCGCGGGCAGCCGGCTCTGCAGCAGACGATTGCTGCTGTGCCCCAAGGCTTCCGATCGAGTATAGCCGTACAGCTGTTCGCACCCACGGTTCCACTCCACGATGCCCTGGTCGATCTCCCAGGCGAAAATCGGTTCGTAAGACAATTCGATGAGCCTGCGTTGCTGGGTCATCATCTCTTCGGTCTGCTTTCGCGCCGTGATGTCGTGAGCGATGGTGGAGACGGCGTTGACGAGACCGTTGGCATCCATGATGGGGGACACCGTTAAGGAGACCTGGATAGAACTGCCGCTTTTCCGGATCCGAATGGTTTCGTACTGTTGCACCCGTTTTCCTGTTTTGATCAGTTCTATCAGGGTGGTTTCTTCGAGTTGACGGTCCGGTGGAATGAGAAGGAAAATCGATTGGCCGATGATTTCCTCGCCGGAGTAGCCGAACATCAGCTCGGCGCTCTTGTTCCAGGTCAGAATGCGTCCGTCGAGCGATTTGCTGATGACGGCATCGGAAGAAGATTCGACAATGGCGGCGAGCCTGGCCTGCATGGACTCCGCCTGTTTTCGGTCATGGATCTCCGTGAAGGTCCCTAACCACCTGAGGAGGCAGCCGGCGTTGTCCCGAAGCGGTGACGCGTGCGCATGAAACCAGCGATAGGTGCCGTCCGCCCGTCGAAGACGAAACTCGCTGTCGAACGGCTGTGCACGTGCGATTGCCTCTTGCCACTGCTCGATCGCCATCCGGCGGTCTTCGGAATGCACTTGCCGAGTCCATCCGTGACCGAGCTGCCCCGCCGCCGGCATTCCCGTATAACTCATCCACTGCGGACTCAGATAGTCGCACTCTCCTTCGGGGAGGCAGGTCCAGATCGGTTGCGGGAGGCACTCCACCAACTCTCGAAATCGTCCCTCGCTGTCGGCCAGCGCGGTTTGGATGCGATTGCTCTGGGCCAGCTCCTGCGCCAATCGGTGGTTGGTCTGCTCAAGCGCGGCGGTACGTTCTTTGACGAGGATCTCAAGCGTCTGGTGACTCTGGCGAAGGGCCGCATCGGCTTTTCGGCGTTCCGTGATATCGACGAGGGTAGAGCGGCTGGCGATGAACCGACCGTCGGAATCCTTGAGGGCCGTGGCACTCAGCAGAATCGGCAGCAGCGTACCGTCTTTGCGACGGAGCTCGAACTCCAGGTCCCGCACGATTCCTCTCTCGAGGAAACCTGGGAACTGTTGATGAAACAGTTCGACAGACTCGGGGGTCAGAAGATCTTGGAAGCGCATGACTCCGATGACCTCGTCTTTTTGATAGCCCAGCCAGTCGAGTTCCGTCTGGTTGATGCCGACGAACATGCCTTGTGAGTTCAGTGAATGGTATCCGCAGGGCGCATGGTCGTAAAGGTCCTGTACGTCCTGCGCGTTTTTCAGGAGCAGGCTCTCTTTCAATTGCAGAGCCTTGTGTTCAGCAGCCAGGGCGGCCGTCCGAATTACGCGTTCGGTTGCCGCCCGGTACTGGACGATCAGATGGGCGATGACTGCAAACATGCCCAATCCGGCGGCGCGATTCAAGAGAGGCATCCATGAGGGCATGGTGGTCATGGGGCCGGACGGGACGAGACAAAGCAATGTGAGGATGGCGCACACTCCCGCCGTGAGGTAGGGAATCCATGTGACAGGAGCTTGGTAGGTGAGGATTAACGGGATGAGGTAGAGGATCCAGACAGGAACACCGAGCGGCGTCACCGCGTCGAGGAAGAAGATGATCCCGATTGAGACGGCAATGAGGCTAAGAATGGCCCCTCCACGAGGGAATAGATCACTCGTGCTTGACTCGGGCGCCTCGTTCTCGGCTATAGCCACATCGCTCCTTTACAGGAGTCCCGAATCTCATAAGGAGCCAGTATTACAAGAGGCTATCGCAATCGACGCTACTATGCACCTAATTACCTCATGCGAGTAGAGTCAATCCGACCTAGGCATTTACCTAGGTGCGGTATCTGCGTATAAGAAGACTGCCGGATTCTTGCGCGGCGGCCGTACAGGCACCGGCCGATAGTCTTGCCGGAAGCAGGATGGGACCTAGAAGTTCGTTTCCATGCTCAATGGGGTCTTATTCAGCACGGTCGCGGCGGCGCGGGAGAGGGCTGCGTCCTGATGGTGGTCGAGAGCGTAGATACGGAATTGCACGAGGCGGGTGGGGAGCAGATCCAAAAACTCTTCCAGCGGTTCAGTTGAGACACCTTTCGTGCCGGGATCGAAGACGAGCAGGGGGATGCCGCGCGTATCCTTGGGATCGGGGCGCGGATCGAGCGGGGCCATGTCCACGCGGAACGGCAACGCCTGCAATTTGGCCGGCAACGCCTTCTGAATCTGCTGCTGGAATTGCTGGTGGCTGGGGAAATCCATGCCTCGCTCGATGCCTTTTTCCTTGAGCACCGTGCTGTAGGCCATTTTCCACTTCACGTCGCGTCCCAGGATATGCGCCCATTCCTGATGCAAACGACGCAGGCTGCTTTGGCCGGCTTTCTTCCATCGCCTGACATCCTCCAACAACGACCAGTCGGTCAAGGTCAGGTATTCATCCATGTGCTTGGCTGGGTTGGACGGGAACAACAGCTTCATCGTGTCCCCGAAGATGTCGCGCAGATGAATGTCGATGGCGCGGGTGGTGCGGTGATAGTACACGTTCGAATACAGATACATTCTGGTGTTCAGAAACATCTGCAGGGCCGGCAGCCCGGTCTTATGAATGGTGAAGCCCTTGTCGGTGACGATGGTGTAGTGAATCAGACGGGTCAGGTCCACCGGCCCTACCGCGACACCGCACATGTACGCATCGCGCAAGACGTAATCAAGGTTGTCGGCTGTGTAGCTGCCTGAAATCACTGGCTGGAGCATGTTGATCCAGCGCGGAATGCGGGAGTTATCCTTGCCTTTCTCCTTCAGGATCACATGCGCAATGTGATCCGGATTCAGCTCTTCTCCGCGATCGAACGGGCCCGACGGACTCCGGCGGATTTTCTTGATGAGGGGGCCCAGGTGCTCGCGCACGATGATCTGACCGAGCTTTTCATGCGAGAGACCGAAACCATGCAAAAAGTTATCGTCGAAGAAATGGCAGAACGGACCATGTCCGATGTCATGCACGAGAGCCGTGATGCGTAGAAACTCCTCGACCAAAGCCGCCGAGGGAACGTCGGGCACCGCCTTCTTCAAGAAGGGGTAGAGATGGCGCGCAAAACGGCCCGCTACATGCATGGTGCCGAGCGAGTGCACGAATCGCGTATGTTCCGCTGAGGGGTAGACCCAGCGCGCGCTTTGGAGTTGATAGATGTAGCGCAGTCGCTGCACCCATGGAGAATCGATCAGATCTTTTTCCGTGCGTTCCGAGGGATCCGGCGTCGCGTACGGCACCGTAAACGACACGTATTCGTGGATGGGATCGGCGATGAGGGCTGATCCGTCATAGGGAGCGGGGGGATGTGCGGTTGGTAGTTTCATGCGGTCGGCGGATGCATGATCTTAGCGCAGACCCGATGAAGGGGGCAACGGTTGATGCCCGTCCGTCGGGTTTGCTCTCCGGTACTTGGAGAGCAAGAGATAGGCGAGCGGATAGGCTAACAGGCCGCCTGCGATACTCAGGACCATCCCGCCGACGAAGAACGGCCAGGCGTAGGGCATGACCTGATGATAAATCCCCATGAAGGACAGGTCGCTCCAGTCGAAGGACGGAAAGTCATGCACTCCCAATAGGGTGGCGCCGGTCCAATAGGTGCCTCCGAGGATGGGGATCAGCGTCCAGGGATTGTTGAGGAATGCGCCGGCCAACAGCGCCACCACGTTCAGCCCGAAGGCCCAGGCGCAGAACCCCACCATGACCATATGAAGACCATAGGCCGGAGAAAAGCCGATGAAGCTGCCGATGGCAAAGGCCAGCGCCGTCCGATGCGGTGTTTCATCGAGATGGAGCACTTGGCGAAACAACGATCGTACGTCTGCCATCGATGTTCTTGTCCCGGATATCGCTAAGAGGGCCGCAGAAAATGTTCGTAACTGGTGAGCGGCAGCGGTTGCGCGGTTCCTGCTGCGGTTCGCAAGCGCAGACCGAGCCGCTTGGGAGTGATCGAGCCGATACAGGTGAAGCAAAAGCCGGTCTTCTCCGCCAGCCGTTCGAATTGCTCTTGCTTGCGGCGCGGAACGGTGAACAGGAGCTCGTAGTCCTCGCCGCCCTGTAACCCGATCTGCTGCGGATCACGGCCATGCGCCAGGGCGTAGGCCAAACAGGCCGGAGAAATCGGGAGTGAGCCGGCGAGCACGTCCGCTCCGACGCCGCTCTCTTCGCAGAGGTGTCGGAGGTCACCGGTCAGACCATCGGACAAATCGATCGCCGCACCGGCGAGTCCATGTTTCACCAGCCATTGGCCTTCTGCAATGCGGGCGGACGGCCGGTGGTGACGCGCGAGCAGAAAGCGGGTGTGTGTGGGACGCAGTTTCTCCGCTCCGGCGCGGGCCGTGGCCGTCAGGAGGTCCAGCCCTGCGCGGGAGTCGCCGAGTGTGCCGGTGACGTACAGCCGTTCGCCGACGCGGGCGCCGCTGCGCAGGAGAGCGCGTCGAGGTTGTACGGTTCCGGTGAGCGTGATGCTGAGAAACAGGCCGTACCTGGAGGCGGACGTGTCTCCGCCGACGAGGCAGACCCGATAGGGATCGGCGGCCTGCATCATGCCGCGATAGAGTCGTTGAATCTGTTCCGTCGAGCAGGTCGGCGGAATTGCAATGGCCACGAGCATGAATCGGGGGGTGCCGCCCATGGCGGCGATATCGCTCAAGTTGGCGATGGCCGCCCGGTATCCGATGTCTTCATAGGAGGAGGTGGCAGGGTTGAAGTGCACACCCTCAGCCAGGAGGTCCGTGGTGATGAGAGTCCATTCGTCGGACGAGGTCTTGAGGATGGCCGTGTCATCGCCGATTCCCTTGAACACCTGCCGGTCTGGTCGGGCGGCCTGCGCTTGCAGCAGCCGGATCAGGCCGAACTCGCTACCGACAGAACTGGTCCGGCGGGATCGGCCTGACGGCATATTAGAGAATCAACGATGGCGAAGCCGTCGGAAGGCGGAGGCTTTTCCGGGGCGAGCCGGTTGTTCGCTTGGATGTGGTCGCGCGCGCCGATTTCTTGACCGGAGTCTTCGGGGCCGATGCGCGCGGTTTGCGGGACGATGATCGCCGCAGGGCCGCCTTGATGACATCGTCGACCGTATCGACAAAGATCAACTCGATGCCCTTGAGGATATGTTTAGGAATTTCCTCCAGGTCCTTCTTGTTGCGCTTCGGAAGGACGACGGTCGCGAGTTTCGCCCGTTTGGCCGCGAGGATTTTTTCCTTCAAGCCTCCGATCGGCAAGACGCGCCCGCGCAGGGTGATTTCTCCGGTCATCGCGAGATCGCGCCGTACGGGGATCTGGGCCAGCGCCGAAGCGATGGCCGTGGCCATGGTGATGCCGGCAGACGGTCCGTCTTTCGGTGTGGCGCCGGCAGGCACGTGAATGTGAATGTCGTTCTTGGCGAAGATGTCGGGGCTGATGCCCAGGGTCTTCTCGCGCGAGCGGACATAGCTCAGGGCGGCCTGCGCGGATTCTTTCATGACGTCGCCGAGATGCCCGGTGAGGGTGAGTTGCCCCTTGCCCTTCATGACGGTCGCTTCGATATACAGCACGTCGCCGCCGCTTTCCGTCCAGGCAAGGCCTGTGGCGACGCCGATTTCGTCTTTTTCAAGCTCCGCCTCGGGAACGAACTTCGCCACACCCAGAAACTTGTTCAAATTGGTCTGGTCGATGGTGTGACACTCGGATTTGCCCTCGGCCACCTTCTTGGCCACTTTCCGCATGAGGTTGGCGATTTCCCGTTCGAGGTTCCGGACTCCGGCCTCGCGCGTGTAGTGCGAGATGACGTGGCGGATGGTCGCCTCGTTCACGCGGATATGTTTTTCGGTAATGCCGTGCTCGTTCATCTGTCTGGGAATTAAGTACTTCTGCGCGATCCCGAGTTTCTCTTCTTCCGTATATCCCGGGATGTCGATGACTTCCATGCGATCCCGTAACGCGGGCAGAATCGGATCCATGAGGTTGGCCGTCGTGACGAACATGACTTCGGTCAGGTCGAAGGGCACCCCGAGATAGTGATCGGTGAAGGTGCTGTTTTGTTCGGGATCCAGCACTTCCAGCAGCGCGGCCGAAGGATCGCCGCGGAAATCCATGCCGACTTTGTCGACCTCGTCGAGCATGAACACGGGATTGTTCGTGCCGGCTTGTTTCATGCCCTGGATAATACGTCCCGGCAGTGCGCCGACGTAGGTCCTGCGATGGCCGCGGATTTCGGCCTCGTCGCGGACTCCGCCCAGACTGATCCGGACGAACTCGCGGCCGAGCGCGCGGGCGATGGATTTGCCGAGCGAGGTTTTGCCGACGCCGGGCGGTCCCACGAAACAGAGGATGGGCCCCTTCATTTTCTCTTTGAGCTTGCGCACGGCGAGGTATTCGACGATGCGTTCTTTCACCTTTTCCAAGTCGTAGTGGTCCTCGTTCAGGACCTTCATCGCGGCTTTCAGGTCGAGATTGTCTTTCGATTTTTTATTCCACGGGAGCTCGACCATCCATTCCAGATAGGTCCGGACCGTGGCTGACTCCGCCGTGTCCGGATGCATTTTTTCGAGCCGCTTGAGCTGCTTCTCGGTTTCCTTGAGCACCTTCTCGGGCATCTTGGCGTCTTTGATGCGCTTGCGGAATTCCGCCACTTCCTCCGCCCGTTCGTCCAACTCGCCGAGTTCTTTCTGGATGGCTTTCAACTGCTCGCGCAGAAAGTATTCGCGCTGGGTCTTGTCCATCTCCCCTTTGGCTTGCGCCTGGATCTTCTGCTGCATGGAGAGGACATCGATTTCCTTGGAGAGAATTTCGCTGATCTGGCGCAGCCGCTGAATCGGGTCCACGATCTCCAGGACGGCCTGCGTGATGTCGACCTTCAGTCCGAGATTGGAGGCCACCATGTCGGCGAGCCGGCCGGGGTCTTCCAGATTTTCGATGACCACCATCACGTCGGGAATCAGCACCTTGCCGAGGCTGACGATCTTCTCGATCTGCTCCTTGACCGTGCGCATGACGGCCTCGGTCTCCAGTGTGGATCCGGCCTGCTTCGTCTCGACGAGTTTCTCGATGCGAACCGAATAATAGGGGTCGTTCTGGATGTATTCTTCGATCCGTCCCTTGGCGAGTCCCTGGACTAAAATCTTGATCCGCTCGTCGGGTAGCTTGAGCATCCGCATGATGATGCCCACGGTGCCGACGGCGTGAATGTCGTCCGGTTGCGGGTTTTCCACATCCAGGGATTTCTGGGTGGCGAGGAACAACATGCGGTTGCCCGCGAGCGCGGCTTCGATCGCCTTGATCGACATCTCGCGTCCGACAAACAGCGGGAGCACCATGTAAGGAAACACGACGATATCTCGGACAGGCAGCAGGGGCAGCTGGTCCGGCGGTTCGAGGTTCTGGTTGCTTGAGAAGTCTTGTTCTACTGCTTCAGCCATGAGGCTCCAGTCTGCTGCTGTAGGGTCTCAGTGATGGTGACGTGCTGTGGCACGGTCTGGGTGACGGTAGTCCGTCATGCCCAAGGCTAGCTGGTGGTGCGTGTTCGACCTTGGCCGGATCGGCTTGGGCCGCGGCGACGCACGTCGGCGGCGGTCGGTCGGAGTCGTTGTTGTAGGAACTCGCCGAACGCAGGTCCCAAAGATGGGTTCTTGAGCGCCAATTCCACGGTGGCAATGAGGAATCCGAGTTTGTCGCCCGCATCGTGCCGCTGTCCCTCGATTTCGTGGGCGAACATCGGGGTGTGCTTGACGAGTTGCCGCAGGGCGTCGGTCAGCTGAATTTCTCCGTTCTTACCTGGAGGCGTCTTGCGGAGGATCGGGAAGATCTCCGGCGGCAAGACATACCGGCCGATGACGGCGAGATTCGACGGCGCATCGGCGGGCGCGGGTTTCTCGACCAGGTCATCGACCCGGTGCAGCCCCTTGCCCAGGCGTCGGGCGGAGATGATGCCGTATCGGCTCACCTCTTGGGGTGGAACTTCCTGTACGCCTAAGACGGCGCCTTTGCGTTGCTTGTAAATATGAATGAGTTGCGCGAGGCCGGGGACCGCCGCGTCGATGATTTCATCGCCCAAAATGACGGCGAACGGCTCATCGCCGATCAGGTGCTGGGCGCAGAGCACGGCGTGCCCGAGGCCCATGGCTTCCGGCTGGCGGACGTAACAGAAGTTCGCCAGATTCGAAATGTGCCGCATCTGGTTGAGCACCTGCCCCTTGCCGCTGCCCTTGAGATTTTCTTCCAGTTCCAGGGAGCGGTCGAAGTGGTCTTCGATCGCGCGCTTGCCGCGGCCCGTGATGACGATGATGTCTTCGATACCGGATGCGACGGCTTCCTCCACGACATACTGAATCAGCGGTTTGTCGACCAGCGGCAGCATCTCTTTGGGAGAGGCTTTGGTGGCGGGAAGGAAGCGAGTGCCCAGTCCGGCAGCGGGAATAATAGCTTTACGTACATCTGTTCTCGTCATAGGGGGATAGTATGTGATGGGGTAAGTGAAGTCAAGATTTCCTCCGGTCTTTTCGGCGCGGCGCGTGCGTCGTTGCGCGGGGAAACTCCTTTACATTGAAAAATGTGGTCAATATAATCCGAGAGTTTTTCTGCACATGTGCGGTGGTGCTGCAACGAAAGCGG from Nitrospira sp. ND1 includes the following:
- a CDS encoding HD domain-containing protein, whose protein sequence is MKLPTAHPPAPYDGSALIADPIHEYVSFTVPYATPDPSERTEKDLIDSPWVQRLRYIYQLQSARWVYPSAEHTRFVHSLGTMHVAGRFARHLYPFLKKAVPDVPSAALVEEFLRITALVHDIGHGPFCHFFDDNFLHGFGLSHEKLGQIIVREHLGPLIKKIRRSPSGPFDRGEELNPDHIAHVILKEKGKDNSRIPRWINMLQPVISGSYTADNLDYVLRDAYMCGVAVGPVDLTRLIHYTIVTDKGFTIHKTGLPALQMFLNTRMYLYSNVYYHRTTRAIDIHLRDIFGDTMKLLFPSNPAKHMDEYLTLTDWSLLEDVRRWKKAGQSSLRRLHQEWAHILGRDVKWKMAYSTVLKEKGIERGMDFPSHQQFQQQIQKALPAKLQALPFRVDMAPLDPRPDPKDTRGIPLLVFDPGTKGVSTEPLEEFLDLLPTRLVQFRIYALDHHQDAALSRAAATVLNKTPLSMETNF
- a CDS encoding PAS domain S-box protein, with the translated sequence MAIAENEAPESSTSDLFPRGGAILSLIAVSIGIIFFLDAVTPLGVPVWILYLIPLILTYQAPVTWIPYLTAGVCAILTLLCLVPSGPMTTMPSWMPLLNRAAGLGMFAVIAHLIVQYRAATERVIRTAALAAEHKALQLKESLLLKNAQDVQDLYDHAPCGYHSLNSQGMFVGINQTELDWLGYQKDEVIGVMRFQDLLTPESVELFHQQFPGFLERGIVRDLEFELRRKDGTLLPILLSATALKDSDGRFIASRSTLVDITERRKADAALRQSHQTLEILVKERTAALEQTNHRLAQELAQSNRIQTALADSEGRFRELVECLPQPIWTCLPEGECDYLSPQWMSYTGMPAAGQLGHGWTRQVHSEDRRMAIEQWQEAIARAQPFDSEFRLRRADGTYRWFHAHASPLRDNAGCLLRWLGTFTEIHDRKQAESMQARLAAIVESSSDAVISKSLDGRILTWNKSAELMFGYSGEEIIGQSIFLLIPPDRQLEETTLIELIKTGKRVQQYETIRIRKSGSSIQVSLTVSPIMDANGLVNAVSTIAHDITARKQTEEMMTQQRRLIELSYEPIFAWEIDQGIVEWNRGCEQLYGYTRSEALGHSSNRLLQSRLPAPLGTIQAELEQTGEWTGEIHHRTKDGRDVLVASRWGLLKTNGRSLVLETNRDITQLRQSEIMILKKNKDLETLLHVTSHDLKEPLRAIESFSVLIQERYVNRLDEKGQDFLRRIVRATQRLDQLLTDILDLSRAQRMDPPVDDIDAEQLVHEVLHRLEKRIKETDASITIRSPLPRLRVNTTWAIQGIYNLVANALKFASAGQAPDIEIAPHSGMDLEGNELIGLVVRDRGPGVAPEQRDRIFELFRRAVGREIEGTGAGLAIVRQVAERHSGRAWVEPREGGGSEFFITFGVNQSSPRKVQR
- a CDS encoding DUF2062 domain-containing protein, which translates into the protein MADVRSLFRQVLHLDETPHRTALAFAIGSFIGFSPAYGLHMVMVGFCAWAFGLNVVALLAGAFLNNPWTLIPILGGTYWTGATLLGVHDFPSFDWSDLSFMGIYHQVMPYAWPFFVGGMVLSIAGGLLAYPLAYLLLSKYRRANPTDGHQPLPPSSGLR
- the thiL gene encoding thiamine-phosphate kinase, which gives rise to MPSGRSRRTSSVGSEFGLIRLLQAQAARPDRQVFKGIGDDTAILKTSSDEWTLITTDLLAEGVHFNPATSSYEDIGYRAAIANLSDIAAMGGTPRFMLVAIAIPPTCSTEQIQRLYRGMMQAADPYRVCLVGGDTSASRYGLFLSITLTGTVQPRRALLRSGARVGERLYVTGTLGDSRAGLDLLTATARAGAEKLRPTHTRFLLARHHRPSARIAEGQWLVKHGLAGAAIDLSDGLTGDLRHLCEESGVGADVLAGSLPISPACLAYALAHGRDPQQIGLQGGEDYELLFTVPRRKQEQFERLAEKTGFCFTCIGSITPKRLGLRLRTAAGTAQPLPLTSYEHFLRPS